Part of the Fervidobacterium thailandense genome, GGTAACTCAACGCTATCGACGGGGTTTCAATCATTATGCCATACGGGGGCTTCACACCATACCTTAGGATTCTTGGTGCGATAAAACGTTCGTGAAACTCGTAAATTTCTCGAAGATCTGAAACCATGGGAATCATTATTTTGAACGGGTAGCCTTCTTTCACCAACCGGAATACAGCTTCCACCTGATCGTTAATTAAGTCATGTAGAACGTCGTAGAGTCTCACTCCACGTTTTCCGAGGAACGGGTTATTCTCCTTAGGTAGATTGAGAAATTCGAACTCTTTGTCTCCGCCGATATCAAAGGTTCGTAGTGTTATTGGCTTACCTATCTTTTGGGCTATCTTCTTGTAAACGTTGTACTGAAATTCAAAATCCGGCTTGCTCTCCAGCAGGAATTCAGTTCTCAACAAGCCAACTTCCACGTCAACGAAATCTGCTTCCTCTATAGTTCCAACATTAGCCATAAAGTGGATGCTCTGTCCGTTAACCACGATGTCTACGTTTTTAAACTTCTCTTGCATATCTTTCTGAGCGCGGTAATTCCTTTGAATTTGTTCGTAGCGTGCGAAATCATCATCGGTTGGGTCGAAAATAACAGTTCCGTCTGGCAAAATCATAGCGATTTTTCCAAGTAGTTCCACGTTGACAACGTACGGAATATCGAAGTTTCGAGCCAATATCGTAGCGTGAGCAGTTTCACTACCTTTAAGCGCTATAATCCCCAATATTTTGTCTCTGTTCTCAATAATGAACGAAGGATAAATCTCGTGTGCGTACACGATCGACTTTTCGGATAACCTTAAAGTCGTGCCGAAAAGCTCCATCTTAATTGATTCGATGATATCTTTGAAATCATATAATCGTTCCTTCACATAGTCGTTCGCGACGTTTGAGAAGATTTGTTCAATCTGTTGCTTGGCATCATCAAAATCTTTTGCTTCTATGTATCCCTTTGATTTCAGCGGGGCAGTTAGAATCTTAAGAAATTCTTCGTCCTCAAGTATTAACGAACGTGCCTGCATTAAGTAATCGTCGTACGATTCATATTTCTTTCTCAGTCGCTCGATAGCGCCCAACAACTCATCTTC contains:
- a CDS encoding putative PEP-binding protein; this translates as MRVELKGRVLNPGICVGPVFELRQPVNLDKRFSEDELLGAIERLRKKYESYDDYLMQARSLILEDEEFLKILTAPLKSKGYIEAKDFDDAKQQIEQIFSNVANDYVKERLYDFKDIIESIKMELFGTTLRLSEKSIVYAHEIYPSFIIENRDKILGIIALKGSETAHATILARNFDIPYVVNVELLGKIAMILPDGTVIFDPTDDDFARYEQIQRNYRAQKDMQEKFKNVDIVVNGQSIHFMANVGTIEEADFVDVEVGLLRTEFLLESKPDFEFQYNVYKKIAQKIGKPITLRTFDIGGDKEFEFLNLPKENNPFLGKRGVRLYDVLHDLINDQVEAVFRLVKEGYPFKIMIPMVSDLREIYEFHERFIAPRILRYGVKPPYGIMIETPSIALSYHHARDILDFASIGTNDLLQYTVAVERGNESISHLYDHLNIGFLKLIELITSKSAGIELSVCGESARIPELVYFYVSKGIRRLSMSYNAISKIKYFLSRFSTIDDVEVDENTPERLREVVRWAFSKEN